Proteins from a single region of Scleropages formosus chromosome 22, fSclFor1.1, whole genome shotgun sequence:
- the LOC108918597 gene encoding vitamin D3 receptor A-like gives MESMAVSTSAAGAEESDRNVPRICGVCGDKATGFHFNAMTCEGCKGFFRRSMKRKANFTCPFSGNCKITKDNRRHCQACRLKRCVDIGMMKEFILTDEEVQRKKDLIQKRKVEEAQREAQRPRLSEEQNQLIATLVEAHHKTYDESYSDFSRFRPPVRQGPVTRSASRAASLHSLSDTSSDSFSHSPESTDMKLMNFSSIMMMYQEQSSSPESSEEGSSHLSMLPHLADLVSYSIQKVIGFAKMIPGFRELTAEDQIALLKSSAIEVIMLRSNQSFSLEDMSWSCGSPDYKYCVNDITKAGHTLELLEPLIRFQVGLKKLNLHEEEHVLLMAICLLSPDRPGVQDHARVESLQDRLSETLQAYIRVNHPGGRLLYAKMIQKLADLRSLNEEHSKQYRSLSFQPEHSTQLTPLVLEVFGSEVS, from the exons ATGGAGTCTATGGCGGTGAGCACCTCGGCGGCAGGGGCAGAAGAGTCAGACCGCAATGTGCCACGCATCTGCGGGGTGTGCGGTGACAAGGCCACTGGCTTCCACTTCAATGCCATGACCTGTGAGGGCTGCAAAGGCTTCTTCAG GCGCAGCATGAAGCGCAAGGCTAACTTCACGTGCCCATTCAGCGGCAACTGCAAAATTACCAAGGACAACCGGCGCCACTGCCAGGCATGCCGGCTGAAGCGCTGCGTGGACATTGGCATGATGAAGGAGT TCATCCTCACAGATGAGGAGGTGCAGAGGAAGAAGGACCTCATCCAGAAGAGGAAGGTGGAGGAAGCACAGCGGGAGGCCCAGAGGCCACGGTTGAGCGAGGAGCAGAACCAGCTCATCGCTACACTGGTGGAGGCACACCACAAGACGTATGATGAATCCTACTCTGACTTCTCCCGCTTCCGG CCCCCTGTGCGGCAGGGCCCAGTGACACGCAGCGCCAGTCGGGCTGCCTCCCTCCATTCCCTGTCTGACACGTCCTCTGACTCCTTCTCCCATTCTCCAG AGTCCACAGACATGAAATTGATGAACTTCAGCAGCATAATGATGATGTACCAGGAGCAAAGCAGCAGCCCTGAGTCCAGCGAGGAAGGCAGCTCACACCTTTCCATGCTGCCGCACCTGGCTGACCTGGTCAGCTACAGCATCCAGAAGGTCATTGGCTTTGCCAAGATGATCCCAGGGTTCAG ggAGCTAACGGCAGAGGACCAAATAGCACTGCTGAAGTCCAGTGCCATTGAGGTCATCATGCTGCGTTCAAACCAGTCCTTCAGCCTGGAGGATATGTCCTGGAGCTGTGGGAGCCCTGACTACAAGTACTGTGTCAACGACATCACTAAAG CTGGCCACACCCTGGAGCTGCTAGAGCCCTTGATTAGGTTCCAGGTGGGCCTGAAGAAACTGAATCTTCATGAAGAGGAGCATGTGCTGCTCATGGCCATCTGTCTCTTGTCCCCTG ACCGGCCAGGAGTACAGGATCACGCCCGTGTGGAGTCCTTGCAGGACCGGCTCTCAGAAACTCTGCAGGCATACATCCGTGTGAACCACCCAGGTGGTCGGCTGCTCTACGCCAAGATGATCCAGAAGCTGGCGGACCTGCGCAGCCTGAACGAGGAGCACTCCAAGCAGTACCGCTCACTGTCCTTCCAGCCCGAGCACAGCACGCAGCTCACACCTCTAGTGCTTGAGGTGTTCGGTAGCGAGGTGTCCTAG